The genomic window GTCATCCAGGAAGTGTACCGGGATGGCGTGATCGCACGGGATGGGCGGCTGCTTGCGGGGGACCAAATACTCCAGGTGAGGAGATGATGTCACAACATCAGGAACAGCTGTACGGCTGTATCCAAAACCATGATGAAACTTACAGCTGCCACGTCTGTAGCTAAATGCTGAGATtcgttttaagatgtgtagcgaagcctctttttttttttttttttttacaaaaaaaacgtaaaaggcGAGTACTTGAGGGCGTCTTCTCAATGAAGATGATAGATTATGACATGCTACTGTTTTTGCCCCCTGTTCAAACCCAGGTGAACAACGTGGACATCAGTAACGTCCCCCACAGCTTCGCTCGCTCCACCCTGGCACGCCCCTGCACCACCTTGCAGCTGACCGTGCTCCGAGAGCGCCGCTGTGCGTCCCGCGCCCCGCCCTCCACCTCCGCCTCCACGCCGGCGGTCCCCCACGCCCCCTGCTCCACCCCCGAGGGCAACCCCCCCAGTCCCGTGTCCCTGAGAATCACCCTGCATAAGCGGGACTCCACGGAGCAGCTGGGAATTAAGCTCGTGCGGCGGACGGACGAGTCCGGAGTGTTTGTGTTGGACCTGCTGGACGGCGGCCTGGCGGCTAAAGACGGCCGCCTGCGCAGCAACGACCGCGTGATGGCCGTCAACGACCAGGACCTCCGCCACGGCACGCCGGAGCAGGCTGCACAGATCATACAGGTGAGGATGGAGCCGGGAACGCATGTGCACGTTTGATCCTAAAGCGCTGGTGAACTTTCCAGGCAAGTGGCGAGCGAGTCCACCTGCTGATTGGCCGACCCAACAAACCGACTCCGCCCCCGCCGCCAAAATCAAGCTCTACCAGAGATCTCTACTGCcttgatcacttcctgcctaACCACAGCACCACTCCGAGTCCTGTACCCGTGCACCTCTCACGCACCAGCACCCACAGGGTGAGCACACAAAGTGTTAGCTACGCTATTAGCTATGACATGCTAACGTGTGTTTGTGCAGGACCTGTCCCAGTGTGTCACCTGCAAGGAGAAGCACATCACTGTGAAGAAGGAACCTCACGAGTCTCTGGGCATGACGGTGGCAGGGGGGCGGGGCAGCAAAAGCGGCGAGCTGCCCATCTTCGTCACCAGCGTCCAACCGCACGGCTGCTTGTCCAGGGACGGCCGAATCAAACGAGGTGACGAGGAGAAGACAAAAACAGCCCTCTGATGAAATGACGACATCAGTGAGACACGCTCTTCTTCTACAGGCGACGTCCTGCTGAGCATCAACACGCAGGACTTGACCTACCTGAGCCACGGCGAGGCGGTGGGCACGCTCAAGGCCAGCGCCGCCTCACCCTCGGTGCAGCTGAGGGTGCTGGAGGTCAGCATGGTGGAGGAGCGCGAGCGTGACCAGCTGCTGCCGCATGCGCACGACTGCGACTTTGACGCCAACTGGTCGCCTTCGTGGGTCATGTGGCTCGGCCTGCCCAGGTGAGGTCACGATACCAgaaacaaagccaaaaatggccGCCCTGAGGGTCCAGCCACGTACTGTACTTTGTACTTTTGGTGTCAGCTACCTGCACAGCAGTCACGAGATCGTCCTGCGGAGAAGCCACCCCGGCAGCTGGGGGTTCAGCATCGTGGGGGGGTACGAGGAAAGCCACGGCAACCAGGCCTTCTTCATCAAGACCATCGTCCTCGGCACGCCAGCGTACTACGACGGGCGCCTCAAGTGAGTCCTGGCCTCCCCGAAGTACGCTTCGTGTCATCCGTACTGACATGTGCCTTTATCGCTTTATCGGAGGTGTGGCGACATGATCGTGGCGGTCAACGGCCTGTCGACAGCAGGAATGAGCCACACGGCGCTGGTCCCCATGCTGAAGGAGCAGCGCAGCCGGGTGGCGCTCACGGTGGTCTCCTGGCCCGGCAGCCTGGTATAGCCCACGTTCCAGGGATCTGATCCGCATTTCCCGTCCATCGCTCCACACCAGGACCAAAAAGCATGGAGGGCGGGCCCGGTCGGACCCAGCTGGCCGTGCAGATTGCGCCATGCCTCTCGACAGATCGCACGCCAGCACGCCGCTGTGCTCATATGGCCGTGTGTTGGCTCCAGCAgggacacacagagatggaccgTTAGGTGATATGTGCCGTGTTCGACTCCCCCCCCATGCAGTTTTAGAGTCCAGGGTTCTATTCAGGTGGATGCACCCTTCAAAGTGGACCTTTCATGACTTCTGGATCCAGCTGAATGAGCCTGAGGCCTTATATTAGTAACCTGCCACAACCTGAGGGGCCCCCCTGCCCTCAGCCCCACTTCCTcccatcaccatgacaaccgGCTGGccaatcagctgtaattttatacatgtgtgaatgtgtgtccTTTGTTTAATAAATATTTCCTGCAAATAAGATCCAAGCGTATGCAGCCACATCGCTACAGTATTGCAGTACTGGTGAGGCTTTTATTTGAACAAAAATATGACCCAACAGAAAATAGGTTTAGCCAATGCTAACTTTTACATAAATCACAGCCTCAGGATTTCGGGTCAACTAAAGTAGTTTTTGAGAGTTTGGCCGCTAGCTTGTTGGTCTCTGCAGTGTGCAGTCTGGCCTGTGCGGCGCTCCACGGCGAAGTCTTCCTGGGATGGAGCTTCTACAAGAGGGAAGCATTTGGACACATTACTATTAAGATAAATAcatgccaacattttttttttttttttttttagattgaaTTACCTTCAGCTTCTTCTTGAGTGGATCATGGACCACGCCATGTCGCCAAAGACTTTCCTATGAAGAGTTAGAAAAGTCCATGTAAATTGGCTTTAACCAAAACAATGCAGCCTGAGGGACAATTCCCACTGCAGGACCATTTTAAGTCATGACTCAGTGTTTATTGGTTTGGTGTCATCTGTTCACCTTCATGGCGAAGCTCTTCCCGCAGCCGGCGTAGGCGCAGCTGAAGGGCTTCTTGCCCTCGTGGTCGCCCAGGATGTGGCTGTCCAGGTTGAAACGTCTGGTGAACGTCTTGGTGCAGCCTTTTTTAGAACACGGGAAGCTCCTCTTCTCAGTGTGGCGATGCAGCTCGTGCTGGCGCAGGAACCAGGCGTTGTTGAACCGCTTCTGGCACGTTTGGCATGGCAACTTGACTGAAAGATGCGACAAAAACTTCTGTAAAGTCCTGCAGCACAAGAACAATACTTGGCACTCGCTGTACCTCTGTGCTGGGTCCTGTGCTTCTGGTACTCAGACCAGGTTTTTCCCAGGAAAGGgcacagcttttcctcacaggggtaACCTACAGAACACGTAGTTTGCTATAAACGTGCATTATTAGGACTGGCGATGTTAACTAACCTTTGTGCATATTCTCATGGTGCCTTAGCTTGCCAAGGGAAGGGAACTCTCTTGCACAGCTGTCAACATTACAactaaagcaaaaacaaaaaggatcaaaaaaaagtgaaaaaggaaAGCTTCTACCGAACTGGATCATCTTACTTAAACAGCAAAAGGCCTTTGTGTTCCCCCATGTGGGCCTTCAGCTGGAACTTCTTGCTGAAGTCTTCTTTGCAGCCTGGATGATTACACTGAAGGACAAGATGTGCTcagggaaggaaagaaggaagaaaggaagcgAGGTCTTTTGCGATAACTTGGAAAATGTCCTACTTTGTATCGCCTGGCCTTGTGTTGGTGGACTCCGGCGATGTGTTTTTTCAAGCTGGCGTGTCGAGCAAAGGCCTCAGAGCATCCTTCAACGTGGCACCTGCAGACCAACATTTGGTAAGTGGAGTAGAAGGCACGTTAAATGGAGTGCTTGATCACAACAGTCATTGATGACCAATTAATCGACTTCCTTCATAAAGTCTGACTAGCTCTTCTTTCCACCAGGCAGCCCGAGCCAAAGCCCGGCATCATATTTCACCAGCAGCCAATCCACATGCGACTGAGAAAAGCAGACTCATGCGTTCACTGAAGGCGGCGGCTTTGATTTATTTTGCTGACATAGCTCAGGCGGCCCACACGGTCTTACTTGTGACGTTTCTCCCCGCTGTGATGGAGCTCATGCCTGGTGAGCTGGTAGCGCGTGCAGAAGCCCTTGTCGCAGCTCTCGCAGGAGAAGGGTTTCTGCATACGGGTCAGAGAAAGGCCATGAAAGGAGAGGAGAATCCGGGCCCGTGCGGGTCACTTACCAATCCCGTGTGTTTGCAAAGGTGGGCCTCCAGCTTCCACGACTTTGTGAATTGCGCTTTGCAGTCAAAAAAGGAgcaaatgtaacttttttgaCCTTGAAGCCTCTCCCCCATCTTTCATCGGATGCGGTGTTGTTTGGTGTGGAAAAGGGGGCAGGACAACATCTGACCTACACCTTGCTGCTCACCTGTGCTTGATTTAACTTATTGGCTTCAACCACTTGGCTGGCAAAAAAGGGGGAGTCCATGCTGGATTTTTGTTTCCGTCTGAATGAGAGGACGAGAAGGGCGTGATCACATTGTAGCTCCCACATTGTAAATGTCTTTTATCcgctttgattgattgattccaGCTTTAAACACGTCACACCTTCAGCCTCCGAGACGGACCACTCGTCTGCCTCCCTTCACCGCCTAATCTTATC from Doryrhamphus excisus isolate RoL2022-K1 chromosome 21, RoL_Dexc_1.0, whole genome shotgun sequence includes these protein-coding regions:
- the lnx2a gene encoding ligand of Numb protein X 2a isoform X1; this translates as MGSPGCEVALAGPAEPVLEALCSECGQVHRGWENHLYNYRLEVDDDLVCHICLQPLVQPLDTPCGHTFCARCLRSFLQERDFCPLDRTRLQLAACRRSSILVHKLLDKLSVTCPLTPVCSLSMPRCDLEAHLKHRCPGTHCQQTSVDGPRKDSGDERSTVKSPPRSPRSPQTDLGDGTSSPPPPGPNTGNAPMRTEDVGLDNPAFEESTEEDSVVGMECIVPRVKRPLSNPCIHLLRSVSSTSSGWDCPESPPLSAEEGCVKLPSLPEGEITAVEVHRANPYVELGISIVGGNETPLINIVIQEVYRDGVIARDGRLLAGDQILQVNNVDISNVPHSFARSTLARPCTTLQLTVLRERRCASRAPPSTSASTPAVPHAPCSTPEGNPPSPVSLRITLHKRDSTEQLGIKLVRRTDESGVFVLDLLDGGLAAKDGRLRSNDRVMAVNDQDLRHGTPEQAAQIIQASGERVHLLIGRPNKPTPPPPPKSSSTRDLYCLDHFLPNHSTTPSPVPVHLSRTSTHRDLSQCVTCKEKHITVKKEPHESLGMTVAGGRGSKSGELPIFVTSVQPHGCLSRDGRIKRGDVLLSINTQDLTYLSHGEAVGTLKASAASPSVQLRVLEVSMVEERERDQLLPHAHDCDFDANWSPSWVMWLGLPSYLHSSHEIVLRRSHPGSWGFSIVGGYEESHGNQAFFIKTIVLGTPAYYDGRLKCGDMIVAVNGLSTAGMSHTALVPMLKEQRSRVALTVVSWPGSLV
- the lnx2a gene encoding ligand of Numb protein X 2a isoform X2, with product MLSNFNTRDLFNHFFCETAKGNPGLWCPGTHCQQTSVDGPRKDSGDERSTVKSPPRSPRSPQTDLGDGTSSPPPPGPNTGNAPMRTEDVGLDNPAFEESTEEDSVVGMECIVPRVKRPLSNPCIHLLRSVSSTSSGWDCPESPPLSAEEGCVKLPSLPEGEITAVEVHRANPYVELGISIVGGNETPLINIVIQEVYRDGVIARDGRLLAGDQILQVNNVDISNVPHSFARSTLARPCTTLQLTVLRERRCASRAPPSTSASTPAVPHAPCSTPEGNPPSPVSLRITLHKRDSTEQLGIKLVRRTDESGVFVLDLLDGGLAAKDGRLRSNDRVMAVNDQDLRHGTPEQAAQIIQASGERVHLLIGRPNKPTPPPPPKSSSTRDLYCLDHFLPNHSTTPSPVPVHLSRTSTHRDLSQCVTCKEKHITVKKEPHESLGMTVAGGRGSKSGELPIFVTSVQPHGCLSRDGRIKRGDVLLSINTQDLTYLSHGEAVGTLKASAASPSVQLRVLEVSMVEERERDQLLPHAHDCDFDANWSPSWVMWLGLPSYLHSSHEIVLRRSHPGSWGFSIVGGYEESHGNQAFFIKTIVLGTPAYYDGRLKCGDMIVAVNGLSTAGMSHTALVPMLKEQRSRVALTVVSWPGSLV
- the gtf3ab gene encoding general transcription factor IIIA, b, with the translated sequence MGERLQGQKSYICSFFDCKAQFTKSWKLEAHLCKHTGLKPFSCESCDKGFCTRYQLTRHELHHSGEKRHKCHVEGCSEAFARHASLKKHIAGVHQHKARRYKCNHPGCKEDFSKKFQLKAHMGEHKGLLLFNCNVDSCAREFPSLGKLRHHENMHKGYPCEEKLCPFLGKTWSEYQKHRTQHRVKLPCQTCQKRFNNAWFLRQHELHRHTEKRSFPCSKKGCTKTFTRRFNLDSHILGDHEGKKPFSCAYAGCGKSFAMKESLWRHGVVHDPLKKKLKKLHPRKTSPWSAAQARLHTAETNKLAAKLSKTTLVDPKS